The sequence CGGGCGTGATGCAGCTCGCGAGGTCGAAGAGCATGAACTCCAGCACGTGCTCCTGCGCGGTCAGCGGGCCGGCCGTGCACTCCGCCGGGAACACCTTGCCCTGGGTGGTGTTCGCGTTGGTGACGTGGAAGTCGCTGAAGAGCACGCGGCCGCACTGCGCGTCGGCCGAGGCGTTGAAGGGCGTGTTGAAGGTGAGGTGCTGCACCGAGTTCACGCCCTGGGTGTTGGTGGTGATCCACTGCTCGCTGGGCGCGTTCACGGTGTTCACGTCCCAGCGCCACTGGGCGATGTTGATCTGGTTCGAGCCGGGCGCCGTCGACGCGCCCACGGCGTCGAGCCACTGCGAGAACGCGAGCCCCTTGGGGAACGACGTATCGATGTTGCCGACGATGGCGTTTCCGCGGCCCTGGTTGACCTGCCAGCCGGCGGCGGCCTGCCAGGTGTTGGGCGAGTAGAGCCACGTGTACTCGTAGTGCGTGGCAAAGACGCGCCCGCCCGCGTTGGCGTAGCTCAGCACGTTGCCCAGCTCGGTGTCGGGCTTGTCGTGCTGGTAGCCCTCGCAGGCGAAGAGCACCATGTCGTAGCCGTTGAGCGTGGAGGCGGTGTCGACGAGCGCGGTGGAGTCGGGCGTGCCGGTGTCGATGATCGCGCCGCCGCCGTCGCCCGCTGCGCCGAAGAGGCGGATGCGGCCCGTGCCTGCGGGGTTCGAGAACTCCGCGTCATCGACGCCGATCTTGCGGAGCACGCACTCCAGCGCGTCCACGTTGCCGGTGACCATGGCCGTGAGCGGGATGTCGCCTTCGGTCTTGTTCTTGGGCAGCCGGGTGAGCGCCGCGTCGACGGCCGTGTTGGTGCAGGCCGCCACGCTCGTCACGGTCACCTGGCGCCGCCACCGGCCCAGCTGGATCACGAGCGGGATGTTCGCGCCCACGGGCACGTTCGAGAGCGTGAAGTGGCCCTGCGCATCCGTGGTCGTCGACACCAGCGGCTCACCCGTCACCTGCGACGAGCACGTGAGGCAGGAGACGCCGGGCGAGAAGGCCTGCACCGCGCCGTTGGGGACGTAGACGAGCGCGCCGTACAGCGGGTCGGCGCCGTTGGGCGCGTAGACGGTGCCGCTGAGCGTGGTCGAGCCCGCGTCGCACGACTGCTGCTGCAGGCAGAGGTTGGTGCACGCCGAGCCGCCGTCGGCGAAGTGGGGCACGTCGCAGACGCTCGCGTGGCCGCCGGCGCCGCAGACCTGGGGCGCGGTGCAGCTGCCGCAGTCGAGCAGGCCGCCGCAGCCGTCCGCCACGGGGCCGCAGTTCGTGCCGAGCTGGGCGCAGGTGCGCGCGTGGCAGCTGGGCGAGCCGCCGTCGGCGAGGAGGCCGTCGCCGCACTGGTTCACGCCGCCGCCGCCGCAGAAGCCGGTGGCGCAGGTGCCGCAGTCGATGGTGCCGCCGCAGCCGTCCGCGACCTTGCCGCAGGTGGCGCCGAGCGCCGCGCAGGTCGTCGGCTCGCATACGTGGCCGCCGCACTTCGACGGGCCGCCGCCGCCGCAGAACTCCGTCTCGCTGCAAGATCCGCAGTTGATGGTGCCGCCGCAGCCGTCGCCGATGGGGCCGCAGTTCGCGTTGGCGCTCTGACAGGTGCGCAAGCCGCAGCCGCCGCTCGACGCGGTGCTGCCCGTCGCGCCCGTGGCGCCGCCGTCGCCGGTGCCGGTCTTGGTGCCGGACTTGTGGCAGCCGACGAGGAGCACGGCGGCGAGGGCCGTGAGGGCGAGACCGGTGCGCATCTCCGAATCCTAGCGCGAAACCCCATCCCCGGCCCTTGCCGTCTCACGCGGGGCAGGGTGTGCAGTTGGGCTTCAAAATTGAGTCGCTCAGTACGGCGGCGCGATGAGGCCCGAGCTGTCCGCGATGTTGCCCGCGGGCGAGTAGTCGCAAATCGCCGTGCTCGAATAGATGAGGCTGGAGCAGCGCACGATCGCGCAGCCGACCTTGAGCGTCCCGCGGTTGGTGAGCTGGGTGTAGTGGCCGCAAAGATCCCAGTTGAGATTGGTCATGAAGTTGTAGCTCGCGCCATCGCACGTGTTCGCGGAGAGGTCGTAGTACTGCGCCTCCGAGTCCCAGGCGGCGACGGCGTCGGCCGGTGTCGCCGTGCCCGTCGACGCGTAGATGTTCTCGCCCACGCTGCCGCCCGGATAGGTCGAGCCCCGCTGCGGGTTGTGGTCGAGCAAGCCGTCGCCGTTCGCGTCGGTGCAGGTGTTCGCCCAGTTGAGCGCGATGGTCGCGAGCGCCGGGTCCCAGATCAGCGCAGGCAAGGCCGGGGTTGCCGGCGGGCTCACGTTCGCGCGCGCCTGGTTGTGCGCGTCGAGCCACGCCTGACAGGTCGGGTCGCCCGCGCACGACGGCGATCCGGTCGTCCCCGACGTTCCCGTGCTGGAGCTGCTCGAGCTCGACGACGCGCTGCTCGAGCTGGAGCTCGACGACGACGTGCCGGTCGAGGAGCTCGACGAGGCGCTGCTGCTGCTCGACGCAGAGCTGCTCGAGGATGACGTCGCGCTCGAGCTGCTGCTCGAAGAGGATGTGCCCGTCGACGACGTCGCGCTGCTGGAGGCGCTGGAGGCGCTCGATGACGTCGTGCCCGTCGCACTCGACGAGCTCGACGAGTCCGTTCCCGAGCCGCTCGATGCCGACGACGTTTCGCTGGCGCCACTGGAGCCCGTCGACGTCGCGCCGGAGTCGCTGGTGCTGGAGGGCGTGTCCGGCGAATCGACGGTGGCCACACAGCCGCCAAGCACCACCACGAGGATCGCCATCGGGACGCGCATGCGCTCGATCCTCCGGCCGCTCGCGAAGCAGCGTCAAGCCGACGAATCGCTTCGGCTTGGGCCCAAGGTCTGTCATTTTCGCGGGCCTTGGAGGTAGCGATGAGGCGCGTGGCTTTGGCGGTGACCGTTGGCGTGGCGCTCCTGGGTTGCGAGGACCCGCCGCCGCCGCGCGCCGATGCTCCGAAGCCTGCCGCTGCCGCGACTCCTTCCGCGCGCCGCGACGATGACGACGTGCTCGCTCGCGCGGCCCAAGCGCCGGGGCAAATCGCGGGTCAGCCTGCGGCGCCGAAGCCCGCCGGCGCGCGACCGCCAGAGCAGCTCTTCCGCGACGTGGGCTGCGTGGCCTGCCACGGGCCGAGCGCCGCGTTCCACAAGAAGCTCGTCGACGCGCGCGGCAAACCCGAAGCGGACATCGCCGCGTGGATCCTGCATCCGGAGAAGGTGAAGCCCAGCACGGCCATGCCCACCTTCGCCAACGTGGTCACCCCGGACGAGGCGCTCGCGCTGGCGAAGTGGATCAAGGCCGGCAACCCGCCGCCGTGATCAGCGATCGCGGCGGCGCTTGATGGCCAGGCCCAGCGCTGCCACGAGCGCGAACGCGAGGTCGCCCGCGCCGGTGCTCGCGCAGCCGCCGCCGCTCTTGCTGCCGGTGGTGCCCGTGCCGCCAGTCGAGCCGACGCTGCCGCCGGTGGTGCTGGTCGAGCCCGAGCCGGTGGTCACGCCAACCGAAGACGGACGGCAGGTGAGGGTCGACGGGTAGCAGCCGAACACCTGGTCGCCCTGGGCGTCGGTCATGGGCGTGCAGAGGTTGGCCGCGCCGCACTGCGAATCGCT comes from Deltaproteobacteria bacterium and encodes:
- a CDS encoding carboxypeptidase regulatory-like domain-containing protein, which encodes MRTGLALTALAAVLLVGCHKSGTKTGTGDGGATGATGSTASSGGCGLRTCQSANANCGPIGDGCGGTINCGSCSETEFCGGGGPSKCGGHVCEPTTCAALGATCGKVADGCGGTIDCGTCATGFCGGGGVNQCGDGLLADGGSPSCHARTCAQLGTNCGPVADGCGGLLDCGSCTAPQVCGAGGHASVCDVPHFADGGSACTNLCLQQQSCDAGSTTLSGTVYAPNGADPLYGALVYVPNGAVQAFSPGVSCLTCSSQVTGEPLVSTTTDAQGHFTLSNVPVGANIPLVIQLGRWRRQVTVTSVAACTNTAVDAALTRLPKNKTEGDIPLTAMVTGNVDALECVLRKIGVDDAEFSNPAGTGRIRLFGAAGDGGGAIIDTGTPDSTALVDTASTLNGYDMVLFACEGYQHDKPDTELGNVLSYANAGGRVFATHYEYTWLYSPNTWQAAAGWQVNQGRGNAIVGNIDTSFPKGLAFSQWLDAVGASTAPGSNQINIAQWRWDVNTVNAPSEQWITTNTQGVNSVQHLTFNTPFNASADAQCGRVLFSDFHVTNANTTQGKVFPAECTAGPLTAQEHVLEFMLFDLASCITP
- a CDS encoding cytochrome c, with translation MRRVALAVTVGVALLGCEDPPPPRADAPKPAAAATPSARRDDDDVLARAAQAPGQIAGQPAAPKPAGARPPEQLFRDVGCVACHGPSAAFHKKLVDARGKPEADIAAWILHPEKVKPSTAMPTFANVVTPDEALALAKWIKAGNPPP